A stretch of the Amia ocellicauda isolate fAmiCal2 chromosome 10, fAmiCal2.hap1, whole genome shotgun sequence genome encodes the following:
- the LOC136760132 gene encoding cilia- and flagella-associated protein 69 isoform X2 — translation MSGPEVATKHSEGPVFRHTVTDSDLGMREHAALKPIDLSRIINLLEDPLASSLKERHLSVLKKVVKRNQNGFLLKDLVQIFKILNLCAEKAREHPEYTLVICDLLKICSLPFLKEKSSDESSYAQIVKECLSQMGYLMRVPSADVRLQVCDSIAAFYHPKAPRQQVEGLHPTSPSYKPQMAEESGVAETLVLSLALLEEQPAVRLQVLRALQLLSSASGLNCSLILRVRGASKICALMNEPDPSGRLLRRCTDVLGNLLELGSKEEATSQLSTTDCFMALKEAFVNLLLNGHRRSDLQLRNDLLLICTVVAGNPKAPLIESGFAKQLILFATFPEIKSHNPLVRNLKLSFSDEDFEMKKLLFNMLVVMSRDLSAVQLLQEGKVLLALLQHVRPGEAPRRGEWTAAQQEELQLQALATLVSLVPLLPQDYLTCQGSTRLLLLMDWCVSAGLLTKMEASSEEEDAVALEIKMDALLVLSTLCDNDAHRKELFGPEGVELLVRFLKMDPALFYSGLGHNKLILTTVDCIWSCVVGCYPTEDLFLEKGGVLLLLDLLQSSPRNMQDVVLGTLLELCDNSKTPAHISSWRGKKGETAAGLLVRLWRAQETELGVRRDASGRIVDVRRPLLSVAQEEEQVEPIPADQPSAAIMDVSENMRAKIYSVFCRLGFEDLPGLRTEDYVTIAVISRYLDFKVGEVWAEISRELEAEGVRPVSPDQEALQSIGRTAEEAARAVAALQTQLLGQQRQQELREEQQLYSEMRTNHKHQELAVKSWEAFVARTSNYTLLKDARRLQEKSIASSRPQKTDQDAVFHPTQIRAMHTTSFCGRSVQVESTPVQLTGGPLAGTDLALDRLSVRGGALRSTRPAQPPGSVPVQ, via the exons ATGTCCGGTCCAGAAGTGGCGACTAAACACAGCGAGGGGCCCGTCTTCAGACACACCGTCACCGACAGCGATCTGGGCATGCGTGAG CATGCTGCTCTGAAGCCGATTGATCTCAGTCGCATCATTAATCTTCTAGAAGACCCACTTGCA agCTCTTTGAAGGAGAGGCATCTTTCTGTGCTGAAGAAAGTGGTGAAAAGAAACCAGAATGGTTTT CTCCTTAAAGACCTGGTCCAAATATTTAAGATTCTGAATCTGTGTGCAGAGAAGGCCAGGGAGCATCCTGAATACACTCTGGTCATCTGTGACCTGCTCAAAATATGCAG TTTGCCATTTCTCAAAGAGAAGTCTTCAGACGAGAGCAGCTACGCCCAGATCGTGAAGGAGTGTCTCTCTCAGATGG GTTACCTGATGCGAGTTCCCAGTGCCGACGTCCGACTGCAGGTCTGTGACTCCATCGCAGCCTTTTATCATCCGAAGGCCCCCAGACAGCAGGTTGAAG GTCTCCATCCCACCTCTCCGAGCTACAAGCCCCAGATGGCGGAGGAGAGCGGCGTGGCCGAAACCCTGGTGCTGTCCCTGGCCCTGCTGGAGGAGCAGCCTGCGGTGCGGCTGCAGGTCCTCCGCGCTCTGCAGCTGCTGTCCAGCGCCTCAG GACTCAACTGCAGCCTGATCCTGCGAGTGCGCGGAGCCAGCAAGATCTGCGCCCTGATGAACGAGCCGGACCCAAGCGGCCGGCTGCTGCGCCGCTGCACGGACGTCCTGGGGAACCTGCTGGAGCTCGGCAGCAAGGAGGAGGCCACGTCTCAGCTCAGCACCACCGACTGCTTCAT GGCTTTGAAAGAGGCCTTCGTGAACCTCCTGCTCAACGGCCATCGGCGCTCGGACCTGCAGCTGAGGAACGACCTGCTGCTGATTTGCACAGTGGTCGCTGGGAACCCCAAAGCCCCGCTGATT GAAAGTGGGTTTGCCAAGCAGCTCATCTTATTTGCAACGTTTCCTGAAA TTAAGAGCCACAACCCTCTGGTGCGAAACCTGAAGCTGTCCTTCAGCGACGAAGACTTTGAAATGAAGAAGCTGCTCTTCAACATGCTTGTTGTCATGTCAAGGGATCTCTCAGCTGTGCAG CTGCTGCAGGAGGGGAAGGTGCTGCTGGCGCTGCTGCAGCACGTGAGGCCGGGTGAGGCGCCGCGCCGCGGGGAGTGGACAGCCGCCCAGCAGGAGGAACTGCAGCTGCAGGCCCTGGCCACGCTGGTCTCCCTCGTGCCCCTGCTGCCCCAGGACTACCTCACCTGCCAGGGCAGCACGCGCCTGCTGCTGCTCATGGACTGGTGCGTCTCGGCAG GACTCTTGACGAAGATGGAGGCGTCCAGCGAAGAGGAGGACGCAGTGGCCCTGGAAATCAAGATGGACGCCCTGCTGGTTCTGTCCACACTGTGTGACAACGATGCGCATCGCAAG GAGCTGTTTGGACCTGAAGGAGTGGAGCTGCTGGTTCGTTTCCTGAAGATGGACCCGGCGCTGTTCTACAGTGGGCTTGGACACAACAAGCTCATTCTGACCACCGTCGACTGCATCTG GTCTTGTGTTGTTGGATGCTACCCAACAGAAGACTTGTTTCTGGAGAAAGGAGGCGTCCTCCTTCTGCTGGACCTGCTCCAG TCAAGTCCCAGAAACATGCAGGATGTGGTTCTCGGGACGTTACTGGAGTTGTGTGACAATTCCAAGACCCCTGCGCACATCAGCTCCTGGAGGGGCAAGAAGGGTGAGACGGCCGCTGGGCTCCTGGTGAGGCTCTGGAGGGCCCAGGAGACGGAGCTTGGCGTGAGGCGGGACGCTAGTGGGAGGATTGTGG ATGTGCGGAGGCCGCTGCTCTCGGTCGCCCAGGAAGAGGAGCAAGTCGAGCCGATTCCCGCAGACCAGCCGAGCGCCGCCATCATGGACGTGTCGGAGAACATGAGGGCGAAGATTTACTCCGTGTTCTGCAGACTGG GCTTTGAAGACTTGCCTGGATTAAGGACAGAAGACTATGTGACGATCGCTGTCATCAGCAGATACTTGGACTTCAAG GTCGGAGAGGTTTGGGCCGAGATCTCCCGAGAGCTGGAGGCTGAAGGAGTCAGACCCGTCTCTCCAGACCAGGAGGCACTGCAGAGTATCGGCAGGACAGCAGAGGAGGCGGCCCGGGCCGTGGCCGCCCTGCAGACCCAGCTGCTGGGGCAACAGCGACAGCAGGAGCTGCGGGAGGAGCAGCAGCTGTACTCGGAG ATGCGTACGAACCACAAACATCAAGAGCTGGCGGTTAAGTCGTGGGAGGCTTTTGTGGCAAGAACGTCAAATTATACACTCTTAAAG GATGCCAGGCGTCTGCAGGAGAAATCCATTGCGTCCTCCAGACCCCAGAAAACAGATCAGGATGCGGTTTTTCACCCGACGCAAATCAGGGCTATGCACACGACA AGCTTCTGTGGGCGTTCGGTGCAGGTCGAGAGCACCCCTGTGCAGCTGACCGGGGGACCCCTGGCAGGCACCGACCTGGCCCTGGATCGGCTGTCCGTCAGAGGAGGCGCCCTGCGCAGCACCAGGCCCGCTCAGCCCCCAGGCTCGGTACCGGTGCAATAA
- the LOC136760132 gene encoding cilia- and flagella-associated protein 69 isoform X1: MSGPEVATKHSEGPVFRHTVTDSDLGMREHAALKPIDLSRIINLLEDPLASSLKERHLSVLKKVVKRNQNGFLLKDLVQIFKILNLCAEKAREHPEYTLVICDLLKICSLPFLKEKSSDESSYAQIVKECLSQMGYLMRVPSADVRLQVCDSIAAFYHPKAPRQQVEGLHPTSPSYKPQMAEESGVAETLVLSLALLEEQPAVRLQVLRALQLLSSASGLNCSLILRVRGASKICALMNEPDPSGRLLRRCTDVLGNLLELGSKEEATSQLSTTDCFMALKEAFVNLLLNGHRRSDLQLRNDLLLICTVVAGNPKAPLIESGFAKQLILFATFPEIKSHNPLVRNLKLSFSDEDFEMKKLLFNMLVVMSRDLSAVQLLQEGKVLLALLQHVRPGEAPRRGEWTAAQQEELQLQALATLVSLVPLLPQDYLTCQGSTRLLLLMDWCVSADPYSGQGNSFHSSGGRGSKRAHLRHCVRLLRSVAALGDELLTEDLSDQGAIGQLLGLLTKMEASSEEEDAVALEIKMDALLVLSTLCDNDAHRKELFGPEGVELLVRFLKMDPALFYSGLGHNKLILTTVDCIWSCVVGCYPTEDLFLEKGGVLLLLDLLQSSPRNMQDVVLGTLLELCDNSKTPAHISSWRGKKGETAAGLLVRLWRAQETELGVRRDASGRIVDVRRPLLSVAQEEEQVEPIPADQPSAAIMDVSENMRAKIYSVFCRLGFEDLPGLRTEDYVTIAVISRYLDFKVGEVWAEISRELEAEGVRPVSPDQEALQSIGRTAEEAARAVAALQTQLLGQQRQQELREEQQLYSEMRTNHKHQELAVKSWEAFVARTSNYTLLKDARRLQEKSIASSRPQKTDQDAVFHPTQIRAMHTTSFCGRSVQVESTPVQLTGGPLAGTDLALDRLSVRGGALRSTRPAQPPGSVPVQ, from the exons ATGTCCGGTCCAGAAGTGGCGACTAAACACAGCGAGGGGCCCGTCTTCAGACACACCGTCACCGACAGCGATCTGGGCATGCGTGAG CATGCTGCTCTGAAGCCGATTGATCTCAGTCGCATCATTAATCTTCTAGAAGACCCACTTGCA agCTCTTTGAAGGAGAGGCATCTTTCTGTGCTGAAGAAAGTGGTGAAAAGAAACCAGAATGGTTTT CTCCTTAAAGACCTGGTCCAAATATTTAAGATTCTGAATCTGTGTGCAGAGAAGGCCAGGGAGCATCCTGAATACACTCTGGTCATCTGTGACCTGCTCAAAATATGCAG TTTGCCATTTCTCAAAGAGAAGTCTTCAGACGAGAGCAGCTACGCCCAGATCGTGAAGGAGTGTCTCTCTCAGATGG GTTACCTGATGCGAGTTCCCAGTGCCGACGTCCGACTGCAGGTCTGTGACTCCATCGCAGCCTTTTATCATCCGAAGGCCCCCAGACAGCAGGTTGAAG GTCTCCATCCCACCTCTCCGAGCTACAAGCCCCAGATGGCGGAGGAGAGCGGCGTGGCCGAAACCCTGGTGCTGTCCCTGGCCCTGCTGGAGGAGCAGCCTGCGGTGCGGCTGCAGGTCCTCCGCGCTCTGCAGCTGCTGTCCAGCGCCTCAG GACTCAACTGCAGCCTGATCCTGCGAGTGCGCGGAGCCAGCAAGATCTGCGCCCTGATGAACGAGCCGGACCCAAGCGGCCGGCTGCTGCGCCGCTGCACGGACGTCCTGGGGAACCTGCTGGAGCTCGGCAGCAAGGAGGAGGCCACGTCTCAGCTCAGCACCACCGACTGCTTCAT GGCTTTGAAAGAGGCCTTCGTGAACCTCCTGCTCAACGGCCATCGGCGCTCGGACCTGCAGCTGAGGAACGACCTGCTGCTGATTTGCACAGTGGTCGCTGGGAACCCCAAAGCCCCGCTGATT GAAAGTGGGTTTGCCAAGCAGCTCATCTTATTTGCAACGTTTCCTGAAA TTAAGAGCCACAACCCTCTGGTGCGAAACCTGAAGCTGTCCTTCAGCGACGAAGACTTTGAAATGAAGAAGCTGCTCTTCAACATGCTTGTTGTCATGTCAAGGGATCTCTCAGCTGTGCAG CTGCTGCAGGAGGGGAAGGTGCTGCTGGCGCTGCTGCAGCACGTGAGGCCGGGTGAGGCGCCGCGCCGCGGGGAGTGGACAGCCGCCCAGCAGGAGGAACTGCAGCTGCAGGCCCTGGCCACGCTGGTCTCCCTCGTGCCCCTGCTGCCCCAGGACTACCTCACCTGCCAGGGCAGCACGCGCCTGCTGCTGCTCATGGACTGGTGCGTCTCGGCAG ACCCCTACTCCGGACAGGGCAACAGTTTCCACAGCAGTGGAGGCAGGGGCAGTAAGCGGGCCCACCTGCGCCACTGCGTGCGGCTGCTGCGGAGCGTGGCGGCCCTTGGGGACGAGCTGCTCACGGAGGACCTCAGCGACCAGGGCGCCATCGGCCAACTGCTGG GACTCTTGACGAAGATGGAGGCGTCCAGCGAAGAGGAGGACGCAGTGGCCCTGGAAATCAAGATGGACGCCCTGCTGGTTCTGTCCACACTGTGTGACAACGATGCGCATCGCAAG GAGCTGTTTGGACCTGAAGGAGTGGAGCTGCTGGTTCGTTTCCTGAAGATGGACCCGGCGCTGTTCTACAGTGGGCTTGGACACAACAAGCTCATTCTGACCACCGTCGACTGCATCTG GTCTTGTGTTGTTGGATGCTACCCAACAGAAGACTTGTTTCTGGAGAAAGGAGGCGTCCTCCTTCTGCTGGACCTGCTCCAG TCAAGTCCCAGAAACATGCAGGATGTGGTTCTCGGGACGTTACTGGAGTTGTGTGACAATTCCAAGACCCCTGCGCACATCAGCTCCTGGAGGGGCAAGAAGGGTGAGACGGCCGCTGGGCTCCTGGTGAGGCTCTGGAGGGCCCAGGAGACGGAGCTTGGCGTGAGGCGGGACGCTAGTGGGAGGATTGTGG ATGTGCGGAGGCCGCTGCTCTCGGTCGCCCAGGAAGAGGAGCAAGTCGAGCCGATTCCCGCAGACCAGCCGAGCGCCGCCATCATGGACGTGTCGGAGAACATGAGGGCGAAGATTTACTCCGTGTTCTGCAGACTGG GCTTTGAAGACTTGCCTGGATTAAGGACAGAAGACTATGTGACGATCGCTGTCATCAGCAGATACTTGGACTTCAAG GTCGGAGAGGTTTGGGCCGAGATCTCCCGAGAGCTGGAGGCTGAAGGAGTCAGACCCGTCTCTCCAGACCAGGAGGCACTGCAGAGTATCGGCAGGACAGCAGAGGAGGCGGCCCGGGCCGTGGCCGCCCTGCAGACCCAGCTGCTGGGGCAACAGCGACAGCAGGAGCTGCGGGAGGAGCAGCAGCTGTACTCGGAG ATGCGTACGAACCACAAACATCAAGAGCTGGCGGTTAAGTCGTGGGAGGCTTTTGTGGCAAGAACGTCAAATTATACACTCTTAAAG GATGCCAGGCGTCTGCAGGAGAAATCCATTGCGTCCTCCAGACCCCAGAAAACAGATCAGGATGCGGTTTTTCACCCGACGCAAATCAGGGCTATGCACACGACA AGCTTCTGTGGGCGTTCGGTGCAGGTCGAGAGCACCCCTGTGCAGCTGACCGGGGGACCCCTGGCAGGCACCGACCTGGCCCTGGATCGGCTGTCCGTCAGAGGAGGCGCCCTGCGCAGCACCAGGCCCGCTCAGCCCCCAGGCTCGGTACCGGTGCAATAA